The stretch of DNA tttaatatctaatCTATACCAAAACtaatttagtggttgatttttaGAATGTacgtaatataattaatttttagaatacgattttaaattgattttcggccaaaactataatttttttttatcatttgatAAAAATTGCACTTTTGCTTCAAACTTAATAGAAAATTGCATCCAACTTGGAGGaatgtaaaaattcaatttcCTTAGAAGTCTTAACTTCTTTAATTTATGCAAACTTACTGTTTTTAACATTCTTgttatcaaattattaataacCAAGTTAGTAAATGacatattaataacaattaaacaTTACAGTTTAATCTATTTGTACTAGACATTGATGGTAATTAAATAGTTCAACCAATCCTCATTGCATTGTGTGTTCATTCAGATTTATAAAAGTTGTGAAGAGCCATATAGATTAAGTGAGAAAGGAGACTTGAATGTAGCAAGAGAGAAGATTTATAAGTTCTGTGAAGGGCCATGTTTGTCTGAGACTAGATTGGTCCTTAGTTGCCTCAAAAAGATATACAGCCGCTTTACATTTTCTAACAAAGCAACCATACAAGACATCAGAGAAACAATTCATGATGGCTGTTTTGGCTTCCTTTTAGGTAATAACTACTATTCTTTCATATATACCACCCATGAATTTTCATAcgtataaattcaaaaaaaaaaaagagtatattTTAAgcaagattttaaaaataaaataatatatttatatataaaatatataattttttaggataaagtcatctctttattttattattttaaatcagttaataattaaaaattaaatcgaTTTGactgattaattaatttttattttttttatttttgactaaTTATATATCTCTAATATGCGAAAATTTCTATTGagattgctttttttttttgcctaaggcttattttctttttttatttgttttatactaacttttttcttttaaagttCACCAAATATCGAACGGTTGACTTTTCCTATATAAAATTCTGATACCATATCATAAAATTACTTCTCTAAAAGATTTAGACTAGACTAATAgttaaaaagatataagataaataGTTATATCTTTAATAACTAGAGCATTTTAGTATTCAATAAATCCTACTTAACTACCAATTCGatctgattcagttctcaaaAAATGATTTTAACGTGAACTTTCTAACAAAAGACAAATATTCAAGTTTACGTTGTTGTCACTTTctgttacattttttattttgagttaATGTATCTAATAAATATGAACATTTTAATGATCTGTTATAGACGTTTTTGGATAAATTTAAATACATTTATCcaataatgtataaaaaaaagtaataataacagATAAAAGATAACgagaataatataaatttatatatataaccatATCGTATTAGAAAACCAGATGATATGAAATTGTTAATAATGATAAATTGGTATTGCATTGAAGCAGCTGATCGTGACTTGAATGTCATTAAGCACATGGAGAAGGAAgctgatgaaaaagaaaacagaggTTTGAAGGGTGCTAAAACCTGCAATGTTTTAATGGGGCTTGCTTTGATCCTAATGGCCCCTGCTCTATTACTctaatcataattaaataataagtgcAAATCAATTGtactttaattttagtttgATAGTACTAAATTAATTAGGGTAATAATATAATTCCACTGCTTATCCAAATGAGTGTGAGAGTGTTTTAAAGCTTGGAGTCGTCGAAAAAGTTGTATCTGTGGATCACATGCATGAATCATGAATTCATGATTTCATGGTGTGtgtagatttttatttttattaaatttgaggAATGAACTATTATATTAAGTTATTGACTTGCAATCCTCAAAGATCTTACATACACTATTAAGCTAATGATGATATATTAAGTTAAGTATtagaaataagaaattaaattagacaAAAAATTGTGTATTATTGAGTATATTTAAGTTGTCTAAAATAAtctaatatagaaaaatatttataggTGTTAAAAGAATTGTAATAATAAAAacgtaatattttataataaatatttaaatatattaaatagttttaattaattttaattgatcataattatattctaacactAAGTTTTATTCCAATGGATCGCGACGATCAAAATtagaacaattttaaaaaaaatttcatgaataaataaaaaataaataatatttccaaaaataaaatataacaactTATATGTTTGTCTTATATACGGATCTCGTTTACCCTTGGTAGAAGTTGGAATTGTTGTTTAAATCAAGccctatatttttttgtttgttgattATAAAGTTGTGTTTAAATTAAGATGAAAAAGTATAAAGGAATAATGTTTTTTTTAACAACATAAacaataagttaaaaaaaattaattttaattttaaaaattaaattttgaattaattaagtgtaatcataattttatatttttttatttttaaatcatttttttcaAACGAAAtcactttttatctttttgtgcTGTCTTCCCAATTTTTCTAACTACTTGCTGTTCAAAACTTCGCTGTTAGGCATTTATAGTGTGCCACCGATCCGCCTACACAGATCTCTACTGCCGCCGGAAGGAGAGCTGTTGCGAGGTATTCGTCCGTTCGCGAGGTGCTTGCCCGGCCGCAAGTGCCGTTGTATCGCGTTACACATGCAGTCGTCGCAACTGCTATCTCGCAATCTTGTGCCACCGCCGCCTCTGTATCACGGTCGTCGTCTCGGTTTCTCTCACAGCTACTATCTCattatttgtttcttatcaATTAAGTCAGATGTTTATTTTACTATGTATTCAAATGGTTCTTTTCATTCTAAAGCGGAAGTTTATTTGGATATACCATAGTATtttacttgatttgcttgattctgcATACACATGTTTCGtaggtttattttgttatgtGGTTTAGATtagatttagtttaattttgcttGAATTCAAGTTGGATTTGAGTTACGCCATTTAAACATAGTGTACGAATGGTATTTTGGTCAACTTGTTAGTTTGTTCTTATCAACTAAGGTGGATGTTTATTTTACTATGTATGCGGATGGTTCTTTTCATTAAGATGTGGATGTTTATTTGGGTCATAACATTTTGATGAACGAAGCAAAGCAACATGCGATGGAAGTGACAAAGAAATGACGCAGCGGTGTGGAAGCAAGGGCAGAAGTGCAACATTGGAATAACGGTAAAACAAAACCTCTGGCTCGGTGACGGTGTGACGTAACTTCGTGGCCTTCGAAATGGGCAGAGCAGCAGCGGGCGAAGGATGTGGAGAAGACACGACTGCCGGCAATGACATAGCGACAATGGTACAGCGTCCGCGCAATGAAAAAACTGCGATTCTCCTCAGCGAGTGAGGGCAGCATTGAAAAGCTTTGTTTCCAGCGATAGAAAAAGCGGTGGTGAGATGATGCGGTAAAAAAATAGCGTTAATGTTAAGAGTAAGTAAAAACAGGGTTTAAGTTAAAAAAGaaggtaaaattaaaaatacagtGAAATAATTATATTGGATGTTATTTTCATATTTAGTGGACTTAAAATGTAATTTATTATTCACAATGTTTATAATTTCTGTTGTCTACatagtaaaattaaattaagatttatattttgatttgttagtTGAACTTTCAATTATGTGTTGTATGTATGCGTTttgtaattttgtaaaattaaatttgttatttttatgcgTTGTTGAAAACAGATTTTTAGTACATTGTACTAGTTCTTTTTACtagtttaaaaattgaaaaactaaaccaaattaaatcaattaaattcagtttgatttgattgatgaGTTAATCTCAAAGAAAAAAGTCAACAAAATCAATTCAATTAAATTCGGTATATGattagattaaaattttttttatcaaaagttTAAAACTCAACCAATTCACAATACCGCAAACACCCTACTAAGAACTAATAGTATTGGAGAAAATTGATTTATATTATCAAGTTTTGCTAATAATAAGTGTAccaaaaatactaatttaaaatacCATAAATACCTCGCTTACATTTTAAACGTATTAAATGCATTGATAATAAATTGAAggaatcaattttttattttatattttgttaaccAATATTCTTTGTCATAAatgataatatattttaaaataataatatatctaagggtaaaatatgtttttattcttaacagttttaaaatttttaaaattattcctaatatttaatttaatttgattatgttCTTAAggtttgaaataaattttaattttttattaaaatgttaacaataaaaaattagtcaaaatttttttcaattttatcctcaATTCAATCTATCTTTTAATACAAGagtctcttttaaatttaaaatttgaattttatgatttttttaatttgtctgctattgaaatttttttctcaaataataaaaattgaattttatttttttattataaaaactctatattatattacaaaattatttattttaaaaattcaatgtTGAAAAGTGAGTTTGGAGAGTTACGAGGGAACAGGGGTGTTCGCGGATCGGATATGGTCGAAAATTTGATCCGATTCGCACAATTTTcattggatcggatcggatatgatATCCACATTTTTTAGTGCCGGATATGATCTGATCCGATCTGCAAATGTgcagatcggatcggatatcagatatcggatatatccgcatgattaaaccttttctttttaatcatatttctatgtaaaaaaattcaataaaaatatttttttatacttttaaacttatttattcttaaaatatttttaatcaaactctttctaaataacaaaataaaataatacaatatatgaataataattactaactaaaacatacaaacaagtaaatataacaccaaacatatatatatatatttatttcttttttaattattattgtgcgGATCTGCAGATCTGCGGATCGGATACGCGGATGTAGAGCAGATATCCACGATCCGATCCGATCAATTTACGGATCAGATCGTATCCGCAATTTTTGAATCGGATGCAGATATTTATCACAAATCTGCGGATACGATCCGATTTATGGACACCCtataaagaaagagagaagttTCACGAAACTGAAATTTGGTGGCTAGAGATAATAATCTTATATCTGAGTATATTAATTCAATAAATTCTCATATTAGaaagtttaattattataaGTGTCACTTCCACTACTTATACCAAAAGGGGATTTTATGGTGTTGATGATGAGTGTAAGCATGACATGCTTATATGTGGTGTCATGATAAGATGAAGACGCTTAGAGCTGAAAATAGATTTGAGTACCGGATTTGTAAAGGGATTtcattgcttttattttgttgttttgtagagattaaataattaagagaTAATCATTAAATTAGAGATGGTTAAATAATGGGTCAATTGATAGATTGAGCTGTGTAATATTGagcaaaaataaatgaaaaataaggagaattccaaaaaaaaaaaaataaagaaagtccCAAAAATTCTAAGTAACTACACGAGGGACATCCGAACATGAACTAAATGTATgctttttgaaataatttaaagtcagcaattattttattttaatatttgaattttatattctataaaaatattttatttttgtagtaattaatagtttgtatttatttttagattttttaaaatttttaaaaaattaattttaattaatataatatatgataAATTATTTAAGTAGATACAGTATAAATTATGAGTATATTAAATCAAACATAGTAATCAAACATAGACTCTTTCTCTCTATACTGACATTCATTTGATATTTCTCTGTACGTTTATATTCCACGAAAACtaaagttgataaaattatatAGTTTGAATAAATTTTGTAACACTATGAAAAATACATGGCTATTTAtaagtaaatttaattaaaaagttaatgctacaatattattcaaataaaacatatattgttgttatatacacattttaatattttttatttaatttaaaatttttactgcttatcttataatatatattttcatttttttagatgtttttaatttataagtaaatttaattaaaaatataatactaCAATATTATTCAAGTAAAAACTATATTATTATCATGTACATATTTCATTACTTTTtgatttagtttaaaattttcacTACTTAttcttataatatatatttttatttcttttagatatttattaaaaatgtttGGAATGAATACCACATTTATTAAAAATGCAAGTTCATGTCCCTTATGTAGTGGCTTGAAATTTTTTGGGaccttctttatttttgttgagACCCtccttatttttcatttatcttAGATCAACATCACAGATCTCAGTCTGTCAATTGGCCCATTACTTAACCATCTCTAATTTATTGCTTACTTTCTAATTGTTTAATCCCTACAAAGTAACAAAATAGAAACAACGGAGTCACTTCACAAATTCCATACCCAAATCTATCTTCAGCTCCACGCGTCTCTATTTTATCATGACACCACATATAAACATGTCATGCTTACAACCAGCATCAGCACTATAGAATTTTCCTATACCAAAAACTAGAGAGTAACTTCTTTTTAAATACACTTTTCTAATTTACTAACAAACCTGTTATGTCAACCTAACTAATCACTAACTacaattaatctaattttttacaattagtcTTTACCATCAATTTCAATACCTACAATTAGTTATTCAGTAAATACGATAGAGTCTTTCTCATGTAACACCCTTTCTTAAACTAGAATGATTTTTGTTTATCATTCTCAGCTTGGAATGACGTTTTTGAAATAGAttcacaactagaaaatggattaatacagacagatttatagacagatttagtctttattacagacggatttttggttaccgacgaAATTACCGACGAATTTTGTCCTTCTGTAAAAGCCCCGTCGAAAATTATTcaccgacggatttttttccgtcggaaaattacagacggatttttaccagttaccgacggatttttcctCTGTAAATTTTCTATCCATTTCCCAAAGGCGACGaactttccgacggattttccgtctgtaattacagacggatttttcgacagatttttcgtctgtaatta from Arachis duranensis cultivar V14167 chromosome 4, aradu.V14167.gnm2.J7QH, whole genome shotgun sequence encodes:
- the LOC107483483 gene encoding uncharacterized protein LOC107483483, with the protein product MAFKHSFRRRVLAFALLYVCLFWKLGNADDGDDDYPENQIGSGIGGAGVGNGSNTGVGGGRVGAGFVILGDPSQIVSKSLLCFSDIYKSCEEPYRLSEKGDLNVAREKIYKFCEGPCLSETRLVLSCLKKIYSRFTFSNKATIQDIRETIHDGCFGFLLADRDLNVIKHMEKEADEKENRGLKGAKTCNVLMGLALILMAPALLL